A window of Xiphophorus hellerii strain 12219 chromosome 7, Xiphophorus_hellerii-4.1, whole genome shotgun sequence contains these coding sequences:
- the nyx gene encoding nyctalopin, with product MRGNVDLMLVGNQSDRRRLGAEPTDEAPAFAEKNISVLCLLPQSALARWACVRACPPSCSCTQEKSCSVLCDRAGLAELPREFPCEASAINLEKNRLKFLSERAFGTLPSLKSLSLDHNNISFITPGAFKGLSNLLELKMAHNEYISYLHTRTFTGLKKLQRLDLSDCNLFSIPDRVFIEQTAMTELLCFQNNFRRIPGAIRGMENLTHIYLERNKIEAVAYNSLLGLGSLRYLNLQENRINVIHDNAFQDLVRLENFYLNDNLLSDLPRLAFKGLSRLKMLNLGGNQLINVSKTWFGDLAELEVLYLDRNQLLSFEEGAFENLTSLITLHLNSNNLTTLPLSVFQPVYFLGHLYLFKNPWECDCALNWLKQWMESYKLVRDIPCASPSSVAGLDLSQVVFPTANGTCVDPAELNLTTASSEVQTTTENRFNSLISKLLQQELREEMGNGTEVARNATLPEEGQLSAGVGGRGTQAVQSLLCFMVTWLFCGLFHLPHASLCLRCT from the exons ATGCGCGGCAACGTCGACCTCATGCTGGTGGGGAACCAGAGCGACCGCCGCCGCCTCGGGGCCGAGCCCACCGACGAGGCTCCAGCCTTTGCGGAGAAGAACA TCTCCGTGCTGTGCCTGCTGCCCCAGTCGGCGTTGGCGCGGTGGGCGTGCGTCCGGGCCTGCCCGCCGTCCTGCTCCTGCACGCAGGAGAAGAGCTGCAGCGTGCTGTGCGACCGCGCCGGCCTGGCCGAGCTGCCCAGAGAGTTCCCCTGTGAGGCGTCCGCCATCAACCTGGAGAAGAACCGGCTCAAGTTCCTGTCGGAGCGGGCCTTCGGGACCCTGCCCTCGCTCAAGTCTCTGTCTCTGGACCACAACAACATCTCCTTCATCACCCCGGGAGCTTTCAAG GGCCTCTCGAACCTGCTGGAGCTGAAAATGGCCCACAACGAGTACATCAGCTACCTGCACACCCGGACGTTCACAGGGCTGAAGAAGCTGCAGCGGCTGGACCTGTCCGACTGCAACCTCTTCAGCATCCCTGACCGCGTCTTCATCGAGCAGACCGCCATGACGGAGCTGCTGTGCTTCCAGAACAACTTCCGCAGGATCCCAGGGGCCATCCGGGGCATGGAGAACCTGACGCACATCTACCTGGAGAGGAACAAGATCGAGGCGGTGGCCTACAACTCGCTGCTGGGCCTGGGGAGCCTCAG GTACCTGAACCTCCAGGAGAACCGGATCAATGTGATCCATGACAACGCCTTCCAGGACCTGGTGCGGCTGGAGAACTTCTACCTCAACGACAACCTGCTGTCCGACCTGCCCCGGCTCGCCTTCAAGGGGCTCAGCCGCCTCAAGATGCTCAACCTCGGGGGCAACCAGCTGATCAACGTGTCCAAGACGTGGTTCGGTGACTTGGCGGAGCTGGAGGTCCTGTACCTGGACCGGAACCAGCTGCTGAGCTTCGAGGAGGGCGCCTTCGAGAACCTGACCAGCCTGATCACACTCCACCTGAACAGCAACAACCTGACCACGCTGCCCCTCAGCGTTTTCCAGCCCGTCTACTTCCTGGGCCACCTGTACCTCTTCAAGAACCCCTGGGAGTGCGACTGCGCCCTGAACTGGCTCAAGCAGTGGATGGAGAGCTACAAGCTGGTGCGGGACATCCCGTGCGCCTCGCCGTCCTCCGTGGCGGGCCTGGACCTCAGCCAGGTGGTGTTCCCCACGGCGAACGGCACGTGCGTCGACCCCGCCGAGCTCAACCTGACCACGGCGTCCTCAGAGGTGCAGACCACCACGGAGAACCGCTTCAACAGCCTCATCTccaagctgctgcagcaggagctcagggaggagatggGGAACGGGACCGAGGTCGCGCGCAACGCGACGCTGCCGGAGGAGGGCCAGCTGTCAGCGGGCGTTGGAGGCCGAGGGACGCAGGCGGTTCAATCGCTGCTTTGCTTCATGGTGACGTGGCTCTTCTGTGGTTTATTCCACCTGCCACATGCTAGTCTCTGTCTTCGCTGTACATGA